One Methanoculleus sp. 7T genomic window carries:
- the casB gene encoding type I-E CRISPR-associated protein Cse2/CasB, which yields MKQMNYISFMNNPDARSVLIDWWMGLDHARGDRAALRRCRSSQEVAFVPAFHRLRQNLSRIAPVDAEKLAAVAGILSHVKKNDYSLRFAQQMATSKNGSDRARVSGLRFRRLLKIEERGDLYGAVVRTIRLLDGSVNIASLADGVYWWNERTKNNWAFDYYDKAPNEA from the coding sequence ATGAAACAGATGAATTATATTTCGTTCATGAACAACCCGGACGCGAGATCGGTCCTGATCGACTGGTGGATGGGTCTGGATCACGCCCGCGGAGACCGGGCGGCGCTCCGGCGTTGTCGGAGCAGTCAAGAGGTAGCGTTTGTCCCGGCGTTCCACCGGCTGCGCCAGAACCTCTCCCGGATTGCCCCTGTGGATGCTGAAAAACTTGCAGCGGTGGCCGGGATTCTTTCGCACGTCAAGAAGAACGACTATTCGCTCCGATTCGCCCAGCAGATGGCGACATCGAAGAACGGCAGTGACCGTGCCCGAGTGAGCGGGCTGCGCTTTCGGCGGCTGCTCAAGATCGAGGAGCGCGGCGACCTGTATGGTGCGGTAGTCCGGACAATCCGGCTGCTCGACGGCTCCGTGAACATCGCGAGCCTTGCGGACGGAGTTTACTGGTGGAATGAGAGGACGAAGAACAACTGGGCGTTTGACTACTATGACAAAGCCCCGAATGAAGCATAA
- the cas7e gene encoding type I-E CRISPR-associated protein Cas7/Cse4/CasC translates to MSEFVQLHMLVSYPPSNLNRDDLGRPKTAMMGGAQRLRISSQSLKRAWRTSDIFADALAGHLGVRTKEMGTLVYRSLTSGVGLVEIIQGTKDVPTKFQPVPEEKARKWASEIAGTFGKLKSGDGALEIEQLAHFSPEEIAAIDALVAKLAATGSDPDESDKKLLMERHTAADIAMFGRMLAASPIYNTEAAVQVSHAVTVHAVAVEDDYFTAVDDLNRGDEDMGAGHLGETEFASGLFYLYACVNRDLLRENLGGDEALTAAALRALVEAATKVAPTGKQNSFASRAYASYLLAERGCQQPRSLSVAYLKPLQNADLLGSAIKALKETRDKMDAVYGECSDAWCEMNAHAGEGKLQKVLDFVAGQHA, encoded by the coding sequence ATGAGTGAATTTGTTCAATTGCATATGCTTGTATCGTATCCGCCGTCGAACCTGAACCGTGACGACCTCGGCAGGCCAAAAACTGCCATGATGGGAGGCGCCCAGCGCCTGCGTATCTCGTCGCAGAGCCTGAAACGAGCTTGGAGGACGTCGGATATCTTTGCCGATGCACTCGCCGGGCATCTCGGCGTCCGGACAAAGGAGATGGGAACGTTGGTTTACCGGTCCCTGACGTCGGGCGTCGGCCTGGTAGAGATCATTCAAGGCACTAAGGACGTGCCTACAAAATTCCAGCCGGTTCCCGAGGAGAAGGCCCGCAAGTGGGCGTCGGAGATCGCCGGTACGTTCGGGAAGTTGAAGTCCGGCGACGGCGCCCTCGAGATCGAACAACTCGCCCATTTCAGCCCCGAGGAGATCGCCGCTATCGATGCACTGGTCGCAAAACTGGCGGCCACCGGGAGCGACCCCGACGAGAGCGACAAAAAACTCCTGATGGAGCGGCATACCGCGGCAGATATCGCCATGTTCGGCCGTATGCTGGCGGCTTCCCCGATCTACAACACGGAAGCGGCGGTGCAGGTTTCCCACGCGGTCACCGTGCATGCGGTCGCGGTCGAGGACGACTACTTCACGGCGGTCGACGACCTCAACCGGGGCGACGAAGATATGGGGGCCGGACACCTCGGGGAAACGGAGTTTGCATCCGGGCTCTTCTACCTCTATGCCTGTGTCAACCGCGATCTCCTGCGCGAGAACCTTGGCGGTGACGAAGCGCTCACCGCGGCCGCCCTCCGTGCCCTCGTCGAAGCGGCGACGAAGGTTGCGCCGACCGGCAAGCAGAACAGTTTCGCGTCACGGGCATACGCGTCGTACCTGCTTGCGGAGAGGGGATGCCAGCAGCCCCGCTCGCTCTCGGTTGCGTACCTAAAACCGTTGCAGAACGCCGACCTGCTCGGAAGCGCCATCAAGGCCTTGAAGGAAACCCGCGATAAGATGGACGCCGTGTATGGTGAGTGCAGCGACGCTTGGTGCGAGATGAACGCTCACGCCGGCGAAGGGAAGCTGCAAAAGGTTCTGGATTTTGTGGCTGGTCAACATGCATGA
- the cas3 gene encoding CRISPR-associated helicase Cas3' produces the protein MNSPEPGSIYRYWGKYDTEDGLVWHLLAYHCLDVAAVGNELVRRDPQVFRKTVGAVPLRDEYVCSLITFFLAVHDIGKFSERFQGINPTLQSRLQGAACRMPYSHHHTTMGMLAFMREIWPRVLSENWFGTDPDEDPFDLEDLFLPWIRAAAGHHGKPVADSGTFSDLFSPMDREAACAFARACSDLFLSEPPEEPVRYSTHLHEAFTRISWLIAGLAVVSDWIGSDSGIFRYHQEPMPLSEYWQRYAVPRAREAVAAAGVLPSAVAPFPGIASLLPENAVPTPLQEDAGACELAEGPHLFIIEDVTGSGKTEAALALTHRLMERGSAEGVFMALPTMATANGMYRRFSEKYRQLYSDGEHPSLLLAHSARNLSDLWRRSIGPKIDKKTFSPEGEAGSAECAAWLSDNRKKALLADVGVGTVDQALMSVLPLHHQSLRLFGLARHVLVVDEVHAYDEYMNTLLERLLQFHAAFGGSAILLSATLPIRLRERFVAAYCSGIRVPAPPVRGAAMPLMTVVSPRGVEERPMQANALSRRIVAVDLTSSEADVESYLERALGEGRCACWIRNTVADAIEAYKRLAERWGDEHVKLFHARFTVGDRQEIEDEVLTWFGKQSTDADRRGKILIATQVVEQSLDIDFDAMVTDLAPIDLIIQRAGRLHRHQERRSGAAATPVLLILSPPPVETPARDWFTSVFPKAGRVYEKHGQLWLTARLLAARRRIVMPDDARLLIEGVFGDSAQASVPETLKVWEIQADGKDRGHAALAQINALRPQAGYADLHGQWEDDNRTPTRLGEASVTVVLARRDGTDLRPWSDGGEDGWARSQVSVRESQIAGPAHYSEAEKREIERLRPLLPGRGENILVPLTLTADGSWEGRARNQKEDEVIVTYDHKIGLQIRDWMA, from the coding sequence ATGAACTCGCCCGAACCCGGCAGCATCTATCGATACTGGGGGAAGTATGATACAGAGGACGGCCTTGTATGGCACCTGCTCGCCTATCACTGTCTGGATGTCGCGGCGGTCGGTAACGAGCTGGTCAGAAGAGACCCCCAGGTGTTCCGGAAGACTGTCGGGGCGGTCCCCCTTCGGGATGAGTACGTCTGCTCGCTCATCACGTTCTTCCTTGCCGTTCACGATATCGGAAAGTTTTCCGAACGATTTCAGGGGATCAACCCAACTCTCCAGTCCCGCCTCCAGGGCGCCGCCTGCCGTATGCCGTACAGCCACCATCACACAACAATGGGCATGCTCGCCTTCATGAGGGAAATATGGCCGCGGGTGCTGAGTGAAAACTGGTTCGGAACCGACCCCGACGAGGATCCATTCGATCTGGAGGACCTCTTCCTCCCGTGGATACGGGCGGCGGCCGGCCATCATGGGAAGCCCGTCGCCGACAGCGGCACGTTCTCCGACCTCTTCAGCCCGATGGACCGGGAGGCTGCATGTGCGTTTGCCCGGGCTTGTTCGGATCTGTTTCTCTCGGAACCTCCGGAAGAACCTGTTCGGTATTCGACCCATCTGCACGAAGCATTCACCCGGATATCGTGGCTTATCGCCGGGCTGGCTGTTGTGAGCGACTGGATAGGATCGGACTCCGGCATTTTCCGGTATCATCAGGAGCCAATGCCGCTTTCGGAGTACTGGCAGCGCTACGCCGTCCCGAGGGCAAGAGAGGCGGTTGCTGCAGCAGGCGTCCTGCCATCCGCCGTCGCTCCCTTCCCCGGGATAGCCTCCCTTCTTCCTGAAAATGCGGTGCCCACACCCCTGCAGGAAGACGCCGGCGCCTGCGAACTAGCCGAAGGCCCTCACCTCTTCATCATCGAGGATGTCACCGGGAGCGGAAAGACCGAGGCCGCACTCGCGCTGACACATCGCCTTATGGAGCGTGGGTCCGCCGAGGGCGTCTTCATGGCGCTGCCGACGATGGCGACTGCGAACGGCATGTACCGGCGATTCAGTGAGAAATATCGGCAGTTATACTCGGACGGCGAGCACCCCTCGCTTCTTCTCGCCCATAGTGCGAGGAACCTCTCCGACCTCTGGCGCCGGTCCATCGGCCCGAAAATCGACAAAAAGACCTTCTCTCCCGAGGGAGAGGCAGGATCGGCCGAATGTGCAGCTTGGCTCTCGGATAACCGGAAGAAAGCCCTCCTCGCCGATGTCGGCGTCGGCACCGTAGATCAGGCGCTCATGTCCGTGCTGCCGCTCCACCACCAGTCGCTCCGCCTCTTCGGCCTCGCCCGGCACGTGCTCGTAGTAGACGAGGTGCATGCCTATGATGAATACATGAATACCCTTCTTGAGCGGCTGCTCCAATTTCACGCGGCCTTTGGCGGCAGTGCGATCCTGCTCTCGGCGACGCTTCCGATCAGGCTCCGGGAGCGGTTCGTTGCCGCTTACTGCTCCGGCATCAGGGTGCCGGCACCGCCGGTACGGGGGGCCGCCATGCCTCTGATGACCGTAGTCTCTCCCCGGGGCGTAGAAGAAAGGCCGATGCAGGCAAATGCCCTCTCCCGGAGGATCGTTGCGGTCGACCTCACCAGCAGCGAAGCCGATGTAGAGTCTTATCTCGAACGGGCTCTCGGGGAAGGCCGGTGCGCCTGCTGGATCAGGAATACCGTCGCCGACGCAATCGAAGCCTACAAACGCCTCGCAGAGCGGTGGGGCGACGAACACGTCAAACTCTTCCATGCTAGGTTCACTGTTGGAGACCGTCAGGAAATCGAGGATGAGGTGTTGACATGGTTCGGGAAGCAGAGCACGGACGCCGACCGCAGAGGGAAGATACTGATAGCGACGCAGGTTGTCGAGCAGTCGCTGGATATTGACTTCGATGCGATGGTTACGGATCTTGCGCCCATCGACCTGATCATCCAGCGGGCCGGAAGGCTGCACCGACACCAGGAGAGGAGGAGCGGGGCCGCTGCAACCCCCGTCCTTCTCATACTCTCTCCCCCTCCGGTTGAAACTCCGGCACGAGACTGGTTTACGAGCGTCTTTCCCAAAGCGGGGCGGGTATACGAGAAACACGGGCAACTCTGGCTCACTGCGCGCCTGCTTGCCGCCCGGAGGCGGATCGTGATGCCCGACGATGCCCGGTTGCTGATCGAGGGTGTCTTTGGAGATAGCGCACAGGCATCCGTTCCCGAGACCCTCAAGGTCTGGGAGATACAGGCAGACGGAAAAGACCGGGGGCATGCGGCGCTGGCACAGATAAACGCATTACGGCCGCAGGCAGGGTATGCGGACCTGCATGGCCAGTGGGAGGACGATAACCGGACACCGACCCGGCTCGGCGAAGCGAGCGTCACCGTTGTACTGGCTCGCCGGGACGGAACCGACCTTCGGCCTTGGAGCGACGGTGGAGAGGATGGCTGGGCGAGAAGTCAGGTCTCGGTTCGAGAATCCCAGATAGCGGGCCCCGCACATTACTCCGAGGCTGAAAAACGTGAGATCGAACGTTTAAGACCGCTACTTCCCGGGAGAGGAGAAAATATCCTTGTTCCCCTGACCCTCACCGCAGACGGGTCGTGGGAGGGGCGCGCACGAAACCAGAAGGAGGATGAGGTGATCGTCACCTACGACCATAAGATCGGCCTGCAGATACGGGATTGGATGGCATAG
- the cas2e gene encoding type I-E CRISPR-associated endoribonuclease Cas2e, translated as MLVIVVEAAPPRLRGRLAVWLLEVHAGVYVGDLSVKVREMIWQQVVAGIEGGSAVMAWSTNTEQGYDFTTIGGNRRVPMEFDGVKLVSFLPVASDGSANVITGGDEEDTIECGSFDTSE; from the coding sequence ATGCTGGTCATCGTGGTTGAGGCTGCTCCGCCCCGGCTTCGGGGCAGGTTGGCGGTCTGGCTGCTGGAGGTCCACGCCGGGGTTTATGTCGGGGATCTCTCGGTAAAGGTCAGGGAGATGATCTGGCAGCAGGTCGTCGCCGGGATCGAGGGCGGCAGCGCCGTGATGGCCTGGAGTACCAATACCGAGCAGGGGTACGACTTCACGACGATCGGGGGAAACCGCCGTGTCCCGATGGAGTTTGACGGCGTGAAGTTGGTATCGTTCCTCCCTGTTGCAAGCGACGGTTCCGCCAATGTTATTACCGGCGGTGACGAAGAGGATACTATCGAATGCGGTTCGTTCGATACTTCGGAGTGA
- a CDS encoding DUF47 domain-containing protein, which yields MGIKEWVVPQDKVFFDLFDRMAATVVSAADLLVEFVENFDNVKEQCYKMKQIEHQGDEIAHEIYEQLNRTFITPLEPEEISRLASALDDILDYIDGTAQQMYGYGITETDDSMVELAKLIQLSVIEIEKAVNSIRSIKDPSIIEERCIEVNRLENIADNVLGHAIMDLFKTKDAITIIKLKDIYENLEMATDKCEDVANVLSDIAIRHT from the coding sequence GTGGGCATTAAAGAGTGGGTTGTCCCTCAGGATAAGGTTTTTTTTGATCTCTTCGACAGGATGGCCGCAACCGTCGTTTCCGCGGCCGACCTGCTGGTCGAGTTCGTCGAGAACTTCGATAACGTGAAAGAACAGTGCTACAAGATGAAGCAGATCGAGCACCAGGGAGACGAGATTGCGCACGAGATCTACGAACAACTGAACCGGACGTTCATCACGCCGCTCGAGCCGGAAGAGATCTCCCGCCTCGCATCGGCGCTGGACGATATCCTCGACTACATCGACGGTACTGCGCAGCAGATGTACGGCTACGGCATCACCGAGACCGACGACTCGATGGTCGAGCTTGCAAAGTTGATCCAGCTCAGCGTCATCGAGATCGAGAAAGCCGTCAACAGCATCAGGTCGATCAAGGACCCGAGCATCATCGAAGAACGGTGCATTGAGGTGAACCGCCTGGAGAATATCGCAGACAACGTCCTCGGCCATGCCATCATGGACCTCTTCAAGACAAAGGATGCGATCACCATCATCAAGCTCAAGGACATCTATGAAAACTTGGAAATGGCGACCGATAAGTGTGAAGACGTCGCAAATGTCCTGAGCGACATAGCCATCAGACACACCTGA
- the cas6e gene encoding type I-E CRISPR-associated protein Cas6/Cse3/CasE: MYLSRIRLRPDAAEKREFWRMMGSEYQAHHMVWDLFTDGPDRERDFLYRVEDVDGLPTVYAVCQREPVNRGGMWTIETKPYDPVLRSGQQLAFVLRANPVRTKCDEKGKHHRHDVVMEAKTRLKQQGRAREEWPPEPEIVGQAGFAWLAMKSEANGFSVAEGDVRADGYLQRRFRKHKGRHEISLSTIDYTGILTVTDPERFKAALFGGIGPAKGFGCGLMMVRPAVR; this comes from the coding sequence ATGTACTTGAGCAGGATACGGCTCCGGCCGGATGCGGCCGAGAAACGTGAGTTCTGGAGGATGATGGGAAGCGAGTACCAGGCACATCATATGGTCTGGGACCTCTTCACCGACGGCCCCGACCGGGAGCGTGACTTTCTCTACCGGGTAGAAGATGTCGACGGGCTGCCTACGGTCTATGCGGTCTGCCAGCGTGAGCCGGTGAACCGGGGCGGGATGTGGACGATCGAGACGAAACCCTATGATCCTGTCCTTCGCTCGGGGCAGCAACTCGCGTTCGTGCTGCGTGCCAACCCTGTTCGGACGAAGTGCGACGAGAAGGGGAAACACCACCGCCACGATGTGGTGATGGAGGCGAAGACTCGGCTGAAACAGCAGGGCAGAGCCCGGGAGGAATGGCCCCCGGAGCCGGAGATCGTTGGGCAGGCAGGGTTTGCATGGCTTGCTATGAAGAGTGAAGCAAACGGTTTTTCGGTGGCGGAGGGCGACGTCCGTGCTGACGGTTATCTCCAGCGGCGGTTCCGGAAGCATAAGGGGCGGCATGAGATCAGCCTCAGCACGATCGATTATACGGGCATCCTCACGGTTACCGACCCGGAACGGTTCAAAGCAGCCCTGTTCGGCGGGATAGGACCCGCGAAAGGATTCGGCTGCGGGCTCATGATGGTGCGGCCGGCGGTGCGGTAG
- the cas5e gene encoding type I-E CRISPR-associated protein Cas5/CasD, with translation MHEFLAFRLYGMMASWGDIAVGEFRPTSDHPSRSAIFGLLAAALGIRRDEEERLSALSNAYRMAIQVDAPGVPLRDYHTSQVPPAGRGRKKHSFATRRDELAIPREDLSTVLSTRDYRCDAVSTICVWSGSESAPYSLEELATALNNPVFTPYLGRKSCPPALPVHAQVVSGENLAAALSSVRFPDGELLQGLLRDGDLRVFWEGDEDVGIPAIQTTLRYDNPLSRKRWQFGSRAEHYGILRSGSSCT, from the coding sequence ATGCATGAATTCCTTGCCTTTCGCCTCTACGGCATGATGGCATCGTGGGGCGATATCGCGGTCGGGGAGTTCCGCCCGACCTCCGATCATCCGTCCCGGTCCGCAATCTTCGGGTTGCTCGCGGCGGCGCTCGGGATCCGCCGTGACGAGGAGGAGCGGCTTTCCGCGCTCTCGAACGCCTACCGGATGGCGATTCAGGTGGATGCGCCCGGGGTGCCGTTGCGGGACTACCATACGTCCCAAGTTCCGCCTGCAGGGAGGGGACGAAAGAAGCACTCGTTTGCCACCCGGAGAGACGAACTGGCGATACCCCGCGAGGATCTCTCGACGGTGCTCTCCACCCGGGATTACCGGTGCGATGCCGTGTCGACGATATGCGTCTGGAGCGGATCGGAGTCGGCTCCCTACTCGCTGGAAGAACTGGCAACCGCCCTGAATAATCCAGTGTTTACCCCGTATCTCGGAAGGAAGTCCTGCCCGCCCGCTCTCCCGGTGCATGCGCAGGTCGTTAGCGGTGAGAACCTTGCGGCCGCACTCTCGTCGGTGCGGTTCCCCGACGGCGAACTGCTGCAGGGTTTGCTCCGCGACGGCGATCTGCGGGTATTCTGGGAAGGGGATGAGGACGTAGGGATCCCAGCGATCCAGACGACTCTGCGCTACGATAATCCGTTGAGCCGGAAGCGGTGGCAGTTCGGGAGCAGAGCCGAACATTACGGCATATTACGGAGCGGGTCGTCATGTACTTGA
- the casA gene encoding type I-E CRISPR-associated protein Cse1/CasA, with protein MVNLIDDPWIPVVRRDGLRETIAPWEITGGTEPLIRLDAPRPDFNGALIQFLIGLAQTAIPPGDNRDWRRMFKTPPPPNELKDAFAPYSHAFNFDGEGPRFMQDYDLNEGVESPVDRLFMEMPGEQTLKLNTDHFLKRGKVERICRTCCAMALFTLQTNAPSGGRGHRTSLRGGGPLTTLVTGTTLWETVWLNVLPRDQFEILGNAAKTADPDRFPWMGPTRTSVKNEVTAPTDVHPTQIFFAMPRRIRIDLDHPESGRCDICGCASDALVSRYSTKDGGVNYKGAWKHPLTPYYQPKNAEEPLPKHGQTDGISYRNWLGLVQNDPESRTQPALAVQVFRNERQRYLTDYLGYSAPLWAFGYKTDNMKAVCWNESTMPLIHVGDESRERYEGTVTALIKTADLVAASTRGCIRKALFGDRKDAGGNIPEVDSRFWQDTESEFYAVLEALREAMERGEDTTPLKLQWLSILSDEATELFEVYSQADLIGVADPRRIALSRRMLRNYISPRNKKIRDALDLPKDPDDGDAKPKRSGKRSAKARGEHP; from the coding sequence ATGGTCAATCTTATCGATGATCCATGGATACCCGTCGTGCGAAGGGACGGATTACGGGAAACCATCGCCCCTTGGGAGATTACCGGGGGAACCGAGCCTCTGATTAGGCTTGATGCACCCCGACCCGATTTCAACGGTGCGCTCATCCAGTTCCTCATCGGCCTTGCGCAGACGGCAATTCCTCCCGGCGACAACCGGGACTGGAGGCGGATGTTCAAGACTCCCCCACCTCCCAACGAACTGAAAGATGCTTTTGCGCCGTATTCCCATGCTTTCAACTTCGACGGCGAGGGGCCGCGGTTCATGCAGGACTACGACCTCAACGAAGGTGTCGAGAGTCCCGTGGACCGGTTGTTCATGGAGATGCCCGGAGAACAGACACTGAAACTAAATACGGACCACTTCTTGAAGAGGGGGAAAGTCGAGCGCATCTGCCGGACCTGCTGCGCGATGGCTCTCTTTACGCTCCAGACAAACGCCCCGTCCGGCGGCCGGGGGCACCGGACGTCGCTTCGAGGCGGGGGGCCGCTTACTACGCTGGTCACAGGCACAACCCTGTGGGAGACGGTCTGGCTGAATGTCCTTCCTCGAGACCAATTCGAGATCCTCGGCAACGCCGCCAAAACCGCAGACCCGGATCGGTTCCCTTGGATGGGGCCGACCCGCACAAGCGTCAAAAACGAGGTCACGGCCCCTACCGACGTGCATCCGACACAGATCTTCTTCGCTATGCCCCGCAGGATCCGGATCGACCTGGATCATCCGGAATCGGGAAGATGCGACATCTGCGGTTGTGCGTCGGATGCTCTTGTATCGCGGTATTCCACAAAGGACGGGGGTGTGAACTACAAAGGGGCATGGAAACACCCGCTCACGCCATATTACCAGCCGAAGAACGCCGAAGAACCCCTCCCGAAACACGGGCAGACAGACGGGATATCGTACCGGAACTGGCTCGGGCTTGTGCAGAACGATCCTGAAAGCCGTACACAGCCGGCTCTTGCTGTTCAGGTCTTCCGGAACGAACGGCAGCGCTATCTGACCGACTATCTGGGTTACTCGGCCCCGCTCTGGGCGTTCGGCTACAAAACGGACAACATGAAAGCGGTCTGCTGGAACGAGAGCACGATGCCGCTGATCCATGTGGGCGATGAGAGCCGTGAGCGCTACGAAGGTACTGTGACGGCACTGATCAAAACCGCCGATCTCGTTGCGGCGAGCACCCGCGGTTGCATCCGAAAAGCACTCTTCGGGGACCGGAAGGATGCAGGCGGGAATATCCCCGAGGTTGATTCCCGGTTCTGGCAGGACACTGAGAGCGAGTTCTACGCTGTGCTGGAAGCATTGCGGGAGGCGATGGAAAGGGGTGAGGATACAACCCCCCTGAAACTGCAGTGGCTTTCGATCCTCTCTGATGAGGCCACGGAACTTTTTGAGGTCTATTCCCAAGCCGATCTCATCGGCGTCGCAGACCCGCGAAGGATTGCCCTGTCCCGGCGCATGCTCAGGAATTACATCTCACCCCGGAACAAGAAGATCCGTGATGCGCTTGATCTCCCAAAAGATCCTGACGACGGCGATGCGAAGCCCAAGCGTTCCGGAAAGCGCTCGGCAAAAGCACGAGGTGAACACCCATGA
- a CDS encoding inorganic phosphate transporter, with the protein MDPIIILGILLALLFNFANGLNDAANSIATIIATKALTPLQAVLLAGVFNLLGPLLFTTAIAATIGRGIVDPVFLTPELILMAMVGAVIWVLATSYLGIPVSSSHALIGGLLGAGIAAAGMGAVFWPSLAVIKDVAAYGLAGAVLGAVTAAVVASWQGEFKPWNLLVGGLFGVTVAIPLAIATGFLKISGILAVLIFIVISPTLGLISAFAFGTLVAYIFRNYPPRRLTTLFRNLQVFSGSLQAAGHGGNDAQNAMGIITAMLLAGGLISEFAVPLWVILASSLAISVGTLLGGWRVIDKMANRITRIRPYQGFAASTAAGGVLSMMNVFGVPVSTTHAITGAIMGVGATRGYSAVKWGVVREILIAWILTIPAAAVVSGICFLIAQALFGGAF; encoded by the coding sequence ATGGACCCGATCATCATCCTCGGCATCCTGCTCGCGTTACTCTTCAACTTCGCGAACGGCCTCAACGATGCCGCGAACTCAATCGCAACCATCATCGCGACCAAGGCCTTAACGCCCCTGCAGGCGGTGCTCCTTGCAGGGGTCTTCAACCTCCTCGGCCCCCTGCTCTTCACCACGGCGATAGCGGCAACCATCGGGAGAGGGATCGTCGATCCCGTATTCCTCACGCCCGAGCTGATCCTCATGGCGATGGTCGGTGCGGTGATCTGGGTTCTCGCAACCTCGTACCTCGGGATCCCCGTATCCAGCAGCCATGCCCTGATCGGAGGGCTTCTCGGTGCCGGCATTGCAGCCGCCGGGATGGGGGCAGTCTTCTGGCCGTCGCTTGCGGTGATCAAGGATGTCGCGGCTTACGGGCTCGCCGGGGCAGTCCTCGGTGCGGTCACCGCAGCTGTTGTTGCGTCTTGGCAGGGGGAGTTCAAACCGTGGAATCTCCTCGTCGGCGGGCTCTTCGGAGTAACGGTGGCCATCCCGCTCGCTATTGCAACGGGGTTCTTGAAGATCAGCGGCATCTTGGCGGTCCTGATCTTCATTGTCATCTCCCCCACGCTCGGCCTCATATCTGCGTTTGCCTTCGGCACCCTCGTCGCCTACATCTTCCGCAACTATCCTCCCCGGCGCCTGACAACGCTCTTTAGAAATCTCCAGGTCTTCTCGGGCTCGCTCCAAGCGGCGGGCCACGGCGGCAACGATGCCCAGAACGCGATGGGCATCATCACCGCCATGCTCCTCGCCGGCGGGCTGATCTCCGAGTTTGCCGTCCCGCTCTGGGTGATACTGGCATCTTCGCTCGCCATATCGGTCGGGACGCTCTTAGGTGGGTGGCGGGTCATCGATAAGATGGCCAACCGGATTACGAGAATTCGGCCGTATCAGGGGTTTGCCGCATCGACCGCGGCCGGCGGCGTCCTTTCGATGATGAACGTCTTCGGCGTCCCGGTCTCGACGACCCATGCGATAACCGGCGCGATCATGGGCGTCGGCGCAACGCGCGGCTACTCGGCGGTCAAGTGGGGCGTGGTCCGCGAGATCCTCATCGCTTGGATCCTGACGATACCGGCGGCGGCGGTCGTCTCCGGGATCTGCTTCTTAATCGCCCAAGCACTGTTCGGCGGGGCCTTCTGA
- the cas1e gene encoding type I-E CRISPR-associated endonuclease Cas1e: MLPPLKPIAIKERISLLFLEKGELDVLDGAFVLVDKNGVRTQIPVGSVACLMLEPGTRVSHAAVVLAARVGCLLAWVGEAGVRLYAAGQPGGARSDRLLYQAKLALDEEVRLKVVRKMYEIRFQGPVPSHYSVMQLRGMEGARVRELYVQLARKYGVEWKGRNYDSTSWGSGDLPNRCLSSATACLYGICEAAVLAAGYAPAIGFIHSGKPLSFVYDIADLFKFDTVVPVAFRVAAEKPFDPERAVRLACRDSFRETRLLRRIIPTIEEVLKAGGIPMPELPEDALRPAIPEERGLSDAGHRG; this comes from the coding sequence ATGCTCCCTCCTCTCAAGCCGATTGCCATCAAGGAACGGATTTCCCTCCTTTTTCTTGAGAAAGGCGAACTGGATGTGCTCGACGGCGCCTTTGTGCTGGTGGACAAGAACGGGGTGCGCACCCAGATCCCGGTGGGGAGCGTCGCCTGCCTGATGCTTGAGCCGGGGACCCGGGTCTCGCACGCGGCAGTGGTGCTCGCCGCCCGAGTCGGTTGTCTGCTGGCTTGGGTCGGGGAGGCGGGTGTGCGTCTCTATGCTGCCGGGCAGCCCGGGGGTGCGAGGTCGGACCGCCTGCTCTACCAAGCAAAGCTCGCACTCGACGAGGAGGTGCGGCTGAAGGTGGTGCGGAAGATGTATGAGATCCGGTTTCAGGGTCCCGTCCCGTCCCATTATTCGGTGATGCAGTTACGCGGGATGGAGGGCGCCCGGGTTCGGGAACTTTATGTGCAACTCGCGAGGAAGTACGGCGTCGAGTGGAAGGGAAGAAATTACGACTCCACCAGTTGGGGGAGCGGCGACCTTCCGAACCGCTGCCTGAGTTCCGCGACGGCCTGTCTCTACGGGATCTGCGAGGCGGCGGTGCTCGCCGCGGGGTATGCGCCTGCTATTGGGTTTATCCATTCGGGAAAACCGCTCTCGTTCGTCTACGACATCGCCGACCTTTTCAAGTTCGATACGGTGGTCCCGGTGGCGTTCCGGGTCGCTGCGGAGAAACCTTTCGACCCGGAGCGGGCCGTGCGGCTGGCGTGCCGGGATAGTTTCCGGGAGACGAGGCTGCTCCGGAGGATCATCCCCACTATCGAGGAAGTCCTGAAGGCAGGGGGGATCCCCATGCCCGAACTGCCCGAGGATGCACTGAGGCCGGCGATCCCGGAAGAGCGGGGGTTGAGCGATGCTGGTCATCGTGGTTGA